In Halobacterium sp. R2-5, one DNA window encodes the following:
- a CDS encoding DEAD/DEAH box helicase: MQFIDRHTNAARINRDVRPLIDGILNNRRIFDADQDDPPFVTEAVKYRSEKQQRRQTSPYDGSDEFVQEIIDFFGFDPLDFQVESWQTVEELHRERRETGENRAAVFSAPTGFGKTEAFLGPLYQLLREGRQESTAIVYPSRALLQDQLGRVLEHVHEIKSQTGDQLSVGVYVGRMPYEMSDVETNSTFFDAGGGRPRFRLANCWCGKEGSPNAFEYHGTSRSYTLQCEQHPEHSFTDQELVLSRKDMVFHNQPDILLTTLESLEGFALKPNYPLIDNIDTIVLDEVHLNTQLRGAHAAKIIQNINDITEQPVLWLGSSATIDDAARFGKQLFGVSSNHIRTVEPPESDFDDDHDDHEHYYFMLASQDGPGASSMSIQQHLLLGHSLLEDANGERGKMLAFIDSISQVNQKYTQLVDADHNRELWRYHLGGDDVEDWTEVAREMNHNFLDQHLSFLPVYSDRGFDSADVGNSDVLLSTSFLEVGIDVGEIKTITQYRTPWDLSSFKQRAGRAAREEGMDAHIAVMLSGLTGDANMFYRADRFLDSDIRTPLKTDNDVVEWIHGRFREYYEVASDVEQRNFRLEDPHEVFVEEYLDDRLGFDAYRRLLLSPSEFFDEELGVDVAPEPLLSEALVEEAYAALETYLDERQSEFEDIESFFGLDDGDVVRGEDAVDNYVHRVQDQVLKLVNSLFGQVSGYENELHALGASGYEADVAELESELERLRERASRIPDGDTQTKVQHFEGLLGDLFGLSGDLIKLQSQVNRASDEPIPSVRTDRLNEVQEAVTQLSALSDDDRIKDFYRTQKQVYYLQEVLDELEEYVSFGRPYLSLYAVRHLLRGGYYLDRFLQVDDRSLGEVWYVPPNYYGDSGRFFSVFQPDSTSSSDESIDKLVSTYAPYRSEYQSETNEMQAFLPHTEVTEDGVQFDFSRNVSGEVRDGILVPDSIELDSMTDLSGEAALNIVRYCPDCYQILSDLDNCLRHGKSKLGKIHSDAHVSTRIRDETQIDTTGTISLADITSEVALEGVTLNIRPAQSWGAEVSFGAGDPFEVDIDTPEETIGFQLDTRGLIFDMDSFLERVNSEEVREIAERYNDFEEFDYEYVAYHTAAHFFLQLVSDVSAVNTTMLFYGFDREQSEVYVFERTEGGQGIVDLVYDELESDPATVLEAVNRTAYNPQVINERLWADHAFVDRLPDSPEDEDAIEALVSDVLDIPYESVVDSVVQEVFSSVDKAYQFAADEGVELEEAYRVKRAIASEQVAGAEEFPTDAVAGLDVDISDADRAETVFFSPDIDGCVENLHLSECIATNEQSDSLSYVHLEALREEVVHTVPSDETSDEMFDRQLIPAGEFNDTSVFLDF, from the coding sequence ATGCAATTTATTGACCGGCACACCAACGCCGCTCGCATCAATCGGGACGTTCGACCGCTCATCGATGGAATTCTCAACAACAGACGCATTTTCGACGCGGACCAAGACGACCCGCCGTTCGTCACGGAGGCGGTGAAGTACCGGAGCGAGAAACAACAGCGCCGGCAGACGAGTCCATACGACGGCTCCGACGAATTCGTTCAGGAGATTATCGATTTCTTCGGGTTCGACCCGTTGGACTTCCAGGTCGAGAGCTGGCAGACCGTCGAGGAGCTCCACCGTGAGCGCCGTGAGACCGGGGAGAACAGGGCGGCGGTGTTCTCTGCGCCGACGGGTTTCGGGAAGACAGAGGCATTCCTCGGGCCGCTATACCAGCTCCTCCGCGAGGGGCGCCAGGAGTCGACAGCGATCGTGTACCCGAGCCGCGCACTCCTTCAGGACCAGCTCGGACGCGTGCTCGAGCACGTCCACGAAATAAAGTCTCAGACCGGAGACCAGCTGTCGGTCGGCGTGTACGTCGGTCGGATGCCCTACGAGATGAGCGACGTGGAGACGAACTCGACGTTTTTCGATGCCGGTGGCGGGCGCCCCCGGTTTAGGCTGGCAAACTGCTGGTGTGGCAAAGAGGGGTCGCCGAACGCCTTCGAGTATCACGGCACCTCTCGGTCGTACACGCTGCAGTGCGAGCAGCACCCGGAACACTCGTTCACGGACCAGGAGCTGGTCCTCTCCCGGAAGGACATGGTGTTCCACAACCAGCCGGACATTCTGCTGACGACGCTGGAGTCCCTCGAGGGGTTCGCGCTCAAGCCGAACTACCCCCTAATCGACAACATCGACACCATCGTGCTCGACGAGGTGCACCTGAACACGCAGCTGCGGGGTGCACATGCCGCGAAAATCATCCAGAACATCAACGACATCACCGAACAGCCGGTTCTCTGGCTGGGATCTAGTGCGACCATCGACGACGCGGCGCGGTTCGGGAAGCAGCTGTTCGGCGTCTCCAGCAACCACATCCGGACGGTGGAGCCGCCGGAGTCCGACTTCGACGACGACCACGACGACCACGAGCACTACTACTTCATGCTCGCGTCACAGGACGGGCCGGGGGCGTCCTCGATGTCCATCCAGCAACACCTCCTGCTGGGGCACAGCCTTCTCGAGGATGCGAATGGTGAACGCGGGAAGATGCTCGCGTTTATCGATAGCATCTCACAGGTCAATCAGAAGTACACGCAGCTAGTCGACGCCGACCACAACCGCGAGCTGTGGCGGTACCACCTTGGCGGCGACGATGTCGAGGACTGGACCGAAGTTGCGCGGGAGATGAACCACAACTTCCTCGACCAACATCTGAGCTTTCTGCCGGTGTACTCCGACCGCGGGTTCGACTCCGCTGACGTCGGAAACAGCGACGTCCTGCTGTCGACGTCGTTCTTAGAAGTCGGGATCGACGTGGGGGAGATTAAGACGATCACCCAGTACCGGACGCCCTGGGACCTGTCGTCGTTCAAGCAGCGCGCCGGCCGCGCTGCACGCGAGGAGGGCATGGACGCTCATATCGCGGTGATGCTGTCAGGACTCACCGGGGACGCGAACATGTTCTACCGAGCCGACCGGTTCTTGGACTCGGACATCCGTACGCCGTTGAAAACGGACAACGACGTGGTGGAGTGGATTCACGGACGGTTCCGCGAGTACTACGAGGTAGCCAGCGACGTCGAACAGCGCAACTTCCGGTTGGAAGACCCACATGAGGTGTTCGTTGAGGAGTACCTCGACGACCGCTTGGGCTTCGACGCCTACCGCCGGCTCTTGCTATCGCCATCGGAATTCTTCGACGAGGAGCTAGGCGTCGATGTCGCGCCCGAACCACTGCTCTCCGAAGCGCTCGTCGAGGAGGCGTATGCAGCACTGGAGACGTACCTCGACGAGAGGCAAAGCGAGTTCGAGGACATCGAGTCGTTCTTCGGGCTGGACGACGGTGACGTGGTCAGGGGCGAGGACGCCGTCGACAACTACGTACACCGCGTCCAAGACCAGGTACTGAAGCTGGTGAACTCGCTGTTCGGCCAAGTGTCTGGGTACGAGAACGAGCTCCACGCACTGGGCGCTTCTGGGTACGAGGCTGATGTTGCCGAACTGGAATCGGAGCTCGAGCGGTTACGCGAACGGGCGTCACGGATTCCGGACGGTGACACCCAGACGAAAGTCCAGCATTTCGAGGGACTGTTGGGTGACCTTTTCGGGCTGAGTGGCGATCTAATCAAGCTCCAGAGTCAGGTCAATCGAGCCTCTGACGAACCGATTCCGTCGGTCCGCACGGATCGGCTGAACGAGGTGCAGGAGGCAGTGACCCAACTGAGTGCGCTCAGTGACGACGACCGCATCAAGGACTTCTACCGGACCCAGAAGCAGGTGTACTACCTGCAGGAAGTACTCGACGAACTGGAGGAATACGTGAGCTTCGGTCGTCCGTACCTCAGTTTGTACGCTGTCCGGCACCTGCTGCGTGGTGGGTACTACCTCGACCGGTTTCTACAGGTCGACGACCGGTCACTTGGCGAAGTGTGGTACGTCCCGCCGAACTACTACGGTGACTCTGGACGCTTCTTTAGCGTCTTCCAACCTGACTCGACCAGTAGCTCCGACGAGTCCATCGACAAGCTCGTGTCCACGTACGCGCCGTACCGCTCGGAATATCAGTCCGAGACGAACGAAATGCAGGCGTTTCTCCCCCACACTGAGGTGACTGAGGATGGGGTCCAGTTCGACTTCTCCCGGAACGTGAGCGGGGAAGTCCGCGACGGTATCCTCGTCCCGGACTCGATCGAACTGGACTCGATGACTGACCTGAGTGGCGAGGCAGCGCTGAATATCGTCCGGTACTGTCCCGACTGCTACCAGATCCTCTCTGACCTGGATAACTGTTTGCGACACGGAAAGAGTAAGCTGGGCAAGATTCACTCTGATGCGCACGTGAGTACCCGGATCAGAGACGAGACGCAGATCGATACGACGGGCACAATTTCACTGGCGGACATCACGTCCGAAGTCGCCCTCGAGGGCGTGACCCTCAACATTCGGCCTGCCCAGTCGTGGGGGGCAGAGGTGAGCTTCGGGGCTGGCGATCCCTTCGAGGTTGATATCGACACGCCCGAGGAAACTATCGGCTTCCAGCTGGACACGCGTGGCCTCATTTTCGACATGGATTCGTTCCTCGAACGAGTGAACAGTGAGGAGGTCCGAGAGATCGCCGAACGGTACAACGACTTCGAGGAGTTCGACTACGAGTACGTCGCCTACCACACGGCGGCGCACTTCTTCCTGCAGCTCGTCTCAGACGTCAGCGCGGTCAACACGACGATGCTGTTCTACGGGTTCGACCGGGAACAGAGTGAGGTCTACGTCTTCGAACGAACGGAAGGGGGACAGGGAATCGTCGATCTCGTGTACGACGAACTCGAGAGTGACCCGGCAACGGTACTGGAAGCAGTCAATCGGACCGCGTACAACCCTCAGGTTATCAACGAGCGGCTCTGGGCCGACCACGCGTTCGTGGACCGGCTCCCGGACTCGCCCGAAGACGAGGACGCGATCGAGGCGCTCGTCAGTGACGTGCTCGACATTCCGTACGAGTCGGTCGTCGACAGCGTGGTGCAGGAAGTCTTCTCGAGCGTCGACAAGGCCTACCAGTTCGCAGCCGACGAGGGTGTGGAACTCGAGGAGGCGTACAGGGTGAAGCGCGCGATCGCCAGTGAGCAGGTCGCTGGCGCCGAGGAGTTCCCGACGGACGCAGTCGCCGGACTCGACGTCGATATCTCCGACGCCGACCGCGCCGAGACTGTGTTCTTCTCGCCGGACATCGACGGATGCGTCGAGAATCTCCACCTCAGCGAGTGCATCGCGACAAACGAGCAAAGTGACTCGCTGAGCTACGTCCACTTGGAGGCGCTCCGGGAGGAGGTCGTCCACACCGTTCCGTCCGACGAGACGAGCGACGAAATGTTCGACAGACAGCTCATCCCAGCAGGTGAATTCAATGACACGAGCGTTTTCCTTGACTTCTGA
- a CDS encoding phospholipase D-like domain-containing protein, whose protein sequence is MGFALLHSDRTVIVSPWLSDVTLNFPVNDRFSERDVRLLEALEKLPEKDVELFVRTGEQHNEYVKNRLPDHVALHEVDDLHAKAVVCDEFVYMGSANITHGGLTLNRELCEILENDHESARAYVRENLGLEVESAD, encoded by the coding sequence GTGGGGTTCGCGCTCCTCCACAGCGACCGGACGGTCATCGTGTCGCCGTGGCTGAGTGACGTCACTCTCAACTTCCCTGTCAACGACCGATTCTCGGAACGGGACGTCCGACTGCTCGAGGCGCTCGAGAAATTGCCGGAGAAAGACGTCGAGCTGTTCGTCCGAACCGGCGAGCAGCACAACGAGTACGTCAAAAACCGCCTCCCCGACCACGTGGCGCTTCACGAAGTTGACGACCTGCACGCGAAGGCAGTGGTCTGCGACGAGTTCGTGTACATGGGGTCGGCAAACATCACGCACGGTGGGCTGACGCTCAACCGCGAGCTCTGCGAAATCCTGGAAAACGACCACGAATCGGCACGAGCCTACGTTCGGGAGAATTTGGGGCTAGAGGTCGAATCGGCAGACTAG